A single region of the Fenollaria sporofastidiosus genome encodes:
- a CDS encoding glycogen synthase, whose amino-acid sequence MRIFFLAAEVSPFVKTRGLADTMRCLPKEVAKHDNDVYVFIPLHKPIKREYQSKLEFMSSYGVMMGDGLIYASVFKYEEDGVKYIFIDNEDYFNRDRIYGEFDDAKRYIFFTKAVLEFIKTYKIKPDIIHANDWHTGLVPVLLKQYVKSDSYYRDIKTVFTVHNLKYQGVFNQNIIAGIVDTDLEVLKDENYEFIDSINMLKAGIVSSDIVTTISKSFRDELMDKHFGEGLDEVFKEYSYKFHGIVNGIDTDKYNPLTDKAIFKNYDAASFKLKRYNKEAVQDYYGLKKDGDKPLVVMISRMKRSKGISLVIGAIEEMMKLDCNFIIMGTGIKSYEEKFRELEESYPDKMASRIYYNENEARRLYAASDILLMPSEVEPCGSAQMIAMRYGSLPLVRKVGGLKDTVIAYHDDKEHASGFAFDNIDQREMYEALGRALKLYYQDEDEFNRVLKNAMSLDNGWHKTADEYCKLYNELSEV is encoded by the coding sequence ATGAGGATATTTTTTTTAGCAGCAGAAGTAAGTCCCTTCGTTAAGACGAGAGGGCTAGCAGACACTATGCGCTGCCTACCCAAAGAGGTAGCTAAACATGATAACGATGTCTACGTCTTTATACCACTACACAAACCTATCAAAAGAGAGTATCAGTCTAAGCTCGAGTTTATGTCAAGCTATGGGGTTATGATGGGCGACGGCCTTATATATGCGAGCGTCTTCAAGTACGAAGAAGATGGTGTAAAGTACATCTTCATAGATAACGAAGACTACTTCAACAGAGACAGGATATATGGTGAGTTCGATGATGCCAAGCGCTACATCTTCTTTACAAAGGCAGTTTTGGAGTTTATAAAGACCTACAAGATCAAGCCAGACATCATACACGCGAACGACTGGCACACAGGCCTTGTGCCCGTGCTACTTAAGCAGTATGTCAAGAGCGACAGCTACTACAGAGACATCAAGACAGTATTTACGGTGCACAATCTTAAGTACCAAGGCGTATTCAATCAAAACATCATAGCCGGCATAGTCGACACAGACCTTGAAGTTTTGAAAGATGAGAATTACGAGTTCATCGACTCCATCAATATGCTTAAGGCGGGCATAGTCTCCTCAGACATAGTCACAACCATTAGCAAGTCGTTTAGAGACGAGCTGATGGATAAGCACTTTGGCGAGGGATTAGATGAAGTCTTTAAGGAGTATAGCTACAAGTTTCACGGCATTGTTAATGGCATAGACACAGATAAATACAATCCATTGACAGACAAGGCGATCTTTAAAAACTACGACGCTGCGAGCTTTAAGCTTAAGAGATATAACAAAGAAGCGGTGCAAGACTACTACGGCCTTAAGAAAGATGGTGACAAGCCACTTGTCGTTATGATTAGCCGTATGAAGCGCTCCAAAGGTATAAGCTTAGTCATAGGTGCCATAGAGGAGATGATGAAACTCGACTGCAACTTCATCATCATGGGTACAGGCATAAAGAGCTATGAAGAGAAGTTTAGAGAGTTAGAAGAAAGCTACCCTGACAAGATGGCTTCAAGGATCTACTACAACGAGAACGAAGCGAGAAGATTATACGCAGCCTCCGACATACTCCTAATGCCATCAGAGGTAGAACCTTGCGGCAGTGCACAGATGATAGCCATGCGCTACGGCTCACTTCCATTAGTAAGGAAGGTTGGCGGACTTAAGGACACAGTCATCGCGTATCACGACGATAAAGAGCATGCAAGTGGTTTCGCCTTTGACAATATTGATCAGAGGGAAATGTACGAGGCACTCGGCAGAGCCTTGAAGCTTTATTATCAAGACGAAGATGAGTTTAACAGAGTCTTGAAGAACGCGATGAGCCTTGACAACGGTTGGCACAAGACAGCAGACGAGTATTGCAAGCTTTATAATGAACTAAGCGAAGTATAG
- a CDS encoding aspartate ammonia-lyase: protein MEDIKTRIESDSIGEKEVPVDAYYGVQSLRGKENFHITGRHIHPEMIKALAEIKKACAITNQQSRLMSKEKEEAIAKACDLIIEGKYHDQFICDAIQGGAGTTANMNANEVIANLANEIMGGGLGTYDHVHPNDDVNMCQSTNDVYPTAGKIAAVKLVNKTIDQLMDLINALEKKSIEFDDVIKMGRTQLQDAVPIRLGQEFHAYQSALRRDVRRIKKARDVIKVINMGSTAIGTGINVDVNYYVNITETLARVTGLSLKQADDMIDGTQNLDGVAHLSATIKTCAITLSKMSNDLRLMSSGPKTGLGEIILPARQNGSSIMPGKVNPVIPEVASQVAFSIIGNDMCITMAAEAGQLELNAFEPVMFYKLFESIETLGNACETLRVNCIEGIVADKERCKALLDNSVGMVTALVPHIGYKKSAAIAKEALKTGESVTSIILRDNILDQKEIDEIFNPFQLTKPGIAARELIQEKGDFEEE from the coding sequence ATGGAAGACATCAAAACAAGAATAGAATCAGACTCTATTGGTGAGAAGGAAGTACCAGTAGACGCTTATTATGGCGTACAAAGTTTAAGAGGAAAGGAAAACTTTCATATCACAGGTAGACATATTCATCCAGAGATGATAAAGGCTTTAGCAGAAATTAAGAAGGCTTGCGCTATTACAAACCAACAATCACGCCTTATGTCAAAGGAAAAGGAAGAAGCCATCGCCAAGGCTTGCGACTTAATCATCGAAGGTAAGTATCACGATCAGTTCATCTGCGACGCAATACAAGGCGGTGCAGGTACAACAGCTAACATGAACGCTAACGAAGTTATTGCCAACCTTGCAAACGAAATTATGGGTGGCGGACTTGGTACATATGACCATGTACATCCTAACGACGACGTCAACATGTGCCAATCAACAAACGACGTTTATCCAACAGCAGGTAAGATAGCTGCCGTTAAACTTGTTAACAAGACTATCGACCAGTTGATGGACCTTATAAACGCACTTGAAAAGAAGTCAATCGAGTTCGACGACGTTATCAAGATGGGTAGAACACAATTACAAGACGCAGTACCTATAAGATTAGGTCAAGAGTTTCACGCATACCAAAGCGCACTACGCCGCGACGTTAGAAGAATCAAAAAAGCTAGAGACGTTATCAAAGTTATAAACATGGGCTCAACAGCCATCGGTACAGGCATCAACGTTGATGTTAATTACTATGTTAATATTACTGAGACACTTGCAAGAGTGACAGGACTTTCACTAAAGCAAGCCGACGATATGATAGACGGCACACAAAACCTTGACGGAGTAGCACACCTATCAGCAACTATCAAGACATGCGCAATCACACTTTCAAAGATGAGTAACGACTTAAGACTTATGAGCTCAGGTCCAAAAACAGGCTTAGGAGAAATTATACTTCCAGCTAGACAAAACGGCTCATCCATCATGCCAGGTAAGGTAAACCCAGTTATACCAGAAGTTGCTAGCCAAGTTGCCTTCTCAATCATAGGTAACGATATGTGCATCACTATGGCAGCTGAAGCAGGTCAACTAGAGCTTAACGCATTTGAACCAGTTATGTTCTACAAGCTTTTCGAATCAATCGAAACACTAGGTAACGCTTGCGAAACACTTAGAGTAAACTGCATAGAAGGCATAGTCGCAGATAAAGAAAGATGCAAAGCACTACTTGATAACTCAGTAGGTATGGTTACAGCGCTTGTTCCACACATCGGCTACAAGAAGTCAGCAGCTATCGCCAAAGAAGCACTTAAGACAGGCGAGAGCGTAACATCAATCATACTAAGAGACAATATCTTAGATCAAAAAGAGATAGACGAGATCTTCAATCCATTCCAATTAACTAAACCGGGTATTGCAGCGAGGGAGTTAATCCAAGAAAAAGGCGATTTTGAAGAAGAATAA
- a CDS encoding carotenoid biosynthesis protein, producing the protein MNWINAFEIICYIIVSIFLLDVIKKKNWNEVYMFISAAIAGFSLELLAVRLTDIYHYSNLYYIMIGVEPYQFPFFGGLMWGAVAVCAYRLAKKFKLSPLMTALLSGFFVVSMDLLLDVAAIRLSGGFWVWDGRDINLVIDHHSFMSVIWVNFLGYMFETPSIIYYSEVYWRRNEKSIIKNIIVAIIIGLMSVATVGILSFISLKLNDITDEWFSCIAFVILWLYIFIRLIREIIIKRKFIRIKLNDPALTIFWLALYLYCLAGLAHLGILGAKPIYAALCLALSLGTVLLTLITFSADDEDLRKELQDEEK; encoded by the coding sequence ATGAACTGGATCAATGCATTTGAAATAATTTGTTACATAATCGTCAGTATATTTTTGCTTGACGTCATAAAGAAGAAAAACTGGAACGAAGTATACATGTTTATATCAGCAGCGATTGCAGGCTTCTCACTGGAGCTATTAGCAGTGCGGCTAACAGACATCTACCACTACTCGAACCTCTACTACATAATGATAGGAGTGGAGCCGTATCAATTTCCATTCTTTGGTGGACTTATGTGGGGCGCAGTAGCAGTCTGTGCGTATAGACTTGCAAAGAAATTTAAGCTAAGCCCACTAATGACAGCGCTTCTATCAGGCTTCTTCGTTGTGTCCATGGACCTGCTTCTAGACGTTGCAGCCATAAGACTATCAGGCGGCTTTTGGGTTTGGGATGGAAGAGATATAAATTTAGTCATTGACCACCACAGCTTCATGTCCGTAATATGGGTAAACTTCCTAGGCTACATGTTCGAAACACCGTCGATAATATATTATTCAGAAGTCTATTGGCGTCGCAATGAAAAATCCATCATAAAAAATATAATTGTCGCCATAATCATCGGCCTTATGTCAGTTGCAACAGTTGGTATCTTAAGCTTTATATCACTTAAACTTAACGATATAACGGACGAATGGTTTTCCTGCATTGCCTTCGTTATTTTGTGGCTGTATATATTTATAAGGCTTATTAGAGAAATAATTATAAAGAGAAAGTTTATTAGGATAAAACTAAACGACCCTGCACTGACAATCTTTTGGCTTGCACTATATCTTTACTGTTTAGCGGGGCTTGCACACTTGGGTATATTAGGCGCAAAACCTATTTACGCTGCGCTTTGCTTGGCGCTATCTCTTGGAACAGTGCTACTTACTTTAATTACTTTTAGTGCTGATGATGAAGATCTTAGAAAGGAGCTTCAAGATGAAGAAAAATAA